In the Lujinxingia litoralis genome, one interval contains:
- a CDS encoding glycosyltransferase yields the protein MVEREHSRRADPPAPAELAVVIPTLEEEARLWRVLRALRAQRGVRLEVVVADGGSTDATCQVAREAGARVVRAPRGRGRQMNAGARACQAEWLLFLHADSVPADPDLLRDALEQMRREEARAPGAVVGHFALVFEGAGRREWPGFYRGLERKSALNRSNTTHGDQGLWMRRSWFEALGGFDEELGFLEDQRLIATLEARGGHRVTLGGYLKTSTRRFAAEGVAASYLNMALILMAEAAGLEAFWQEALSVYPGQHQAVALKPVRRLGAFVGALAGLGSRERRAAIRELRGLAERQLWQVPFWLDVRLWPASHGPTPLTSAWDGLVARCLCLCSARGADVKCRPERWERDEEDVRCRGL from the coding sequence GTGGTTGAAAGAGAGCACAGTCGTCGCGCTGATCCACCGGCGCCCGCGGAACTCGCCGTGGTGATTCCGACCCTGGAGGAGGAGGCGCGGTTATGGCGAGTGCTCCGGGCGCTCCGGGCGCAGCGGGGCGTGCGCCTGGAGGTGGTCGTGGCCGACGGGGGCTCGACCGACGCGACCTGTCAGGTGGCCCGCGAGGCCGGCGCCCGGGTGGTGCGGGCGCCGCGGGGGCGCGGGCGGCAGATGAACGCCGGCGCGCGGGCCTGTCAGGCCGAGTGGTTGCTTTTTTTGCATGCCGACAGCGTCCCGGCCGATCCGGATCTGTTGCGCGACGCGCTGGAGCAGATGCGCCGCGAGGAGGCCCGGGCTCCGGGGGCGGTGGTGGGGCATTTCGCGCTGGTGTTCGAGGGGGCGGGGCGCCGGGAGTGGCCCGGTTTTTACCGGGGGCTGGAACGAAAGTCGGCGCTCAACCGGTCCAACACCACTCACGGCGATCAGGGGTTGTGGATGCGCCGGTCCTGGTTTGAGGCGCTGGGGGGCTTTGATGAGGAGTTGGGCTTTCTGGAAGACCAGCGCCTCATCGCGACGCTGGAGGCGCGGGGTGGGCATCGGGTGACGTTGGGAGGGTACTTGAAGACGTCGACGCGGCGTTTTGCCGCCGAGGGGGTGGCGGCCAGCTATCTGAACATGGCGCTGATTCTGATGGCCGAGGCCGCCGGTCTGGAGGCCTTCTGGCAGGAGGCCTTGAGCGTGTATCCGGGGCAGCATCAGGCTGTGGCGCTTAAGCCTGTGAGGCGTCTGGGGGCGTTTGTCGGGGCGTTAGCGGGGTTGGGTTCCCGGGAGCGTCGCGCGGCGATTCGGGAGCTAAGGGGCCTGGCCGAGCGTCAGCTCTGGCAGGTTCCGTTCTGGCTCGATGTGCGCCTGTGGCCGGCGTCGCACGGACCGACACCGCTGACCAGTGCCTGGGATGGGCTGGTGGCGCGGTGTTTGTGCCTTTGCTCCGCCCGGGGTGCTGACGTAAAGTGCCGGCCCGAACGATGGGAACGCGATGAAGAAGACGTCCGGTGCCGGGGCCTGTGA
- a CDS encoding ATP-grasp domain-containing protein encodes METRRGIGARAFDVQVVTCAELPEPDPDLAPLMAALDAAGLRSRVVVWDDPQVDWSQASLTVIRSTWDYHRRREAFVAWAQAAGELSELHNPAAVVQWNTHKRYLLMLSLRGVAAVPTAMLEQGSPVSVAELCADQGWQKIVVKPAVSAGSYQTHVMEVGALDEALAAELVAAEDVLVQPYIESVDTYGERSLIYIDGELTHSMRKAPRFAGQDESVSGPHPVDAAEAELGSRALRAIGGEGLLYARIDLVRGGDGAPMVAELELVEPSLFFAMEPRALERYVAGILRRLG; translated from the coding sequence ATGGAGACTCGACGAGGGATAGGCGCCCGGGCCTTTGATGTGCAGGTGGTCACCTGCGCTGAGCTCCCGGAGCCCGACCCGGATCTGGCGCCGCTAATGGCGGCGCTCGATGCGGCGGGGCTGCGCAGCCGGGTGGTGGTCTGGGATGATCCTCAGGTGGACTGGTCGCAGGCCAGTCTGACGGTGATCCGCTCGACCTGGGATTACCACCGTCGCCGGGAGGCCTTTGTGGCCTGGGCGCAGGCCGCCGGCGAACTCAGCGAGCTGCATAATCCGGCGGCGGTGGTGCAGTGGAACACCCATAAGCGCTACCTGCTCATGCTGAGTCTGCGCGGGGTGGCCGCGGTGCCCACCGCGATGCTGGAGCAGGGCTCCCCGGTGAGCGTGGCCGAGCTCTGCGCGGACCAGGGCTGGCAGAAGATCGTGGTCAAGCCGGCGGTTTCGGCCGGTTCGTACCAGACGCATGTGATGGAGGTCGGCGCGCTCGATGAGGCGTTGGCGGCCGAGCTGGTGGCGGCCGAAGACGTGCTGGTGCAGCCCTACATCGAGAGCGTGGACACCTACGGGGAGCGCTCGTTGATTTACATCGATGGGGAGCTGACCCACAGCATGCGTAAGGCGCCGCGTTTTGCCGGGCAAGATGAGTCGGTGAGCGGGCCGCATCCGGTGGATGCGGCCGAGGCGGAGCTGGGATCTCGGGCGTTGCGGGCGATCGGGGGAGAAGGTCTGCTCTACGCCCGGATCGATCTGGTGCGGGGTGGGGACGGAGCGCCGATGGTCGCGGAGCTGGAGCTGGTGGAGCCTTCGCTCTTCTTTGCGATGGAGCCCCGCGCGCTGGAGCGCTACGTGGCCGGGATCCTGCGGCGACTGGGCTGA